A single genomic interval of Drosophila virilis strain 15010-1051.87 chromosome 2, Dvir_AGI_RSII-ME, whole genome shotgun sequence harbors:
- the LOC6629808 gene encoding polycystin-2 isoform X2, protein MSERTTKKVCFDFISEQIIRKIITEFFILLILLVCTYCESMRSKYIYYSNIQTEKTFINTVPYMRKQQYFASNFKDALTIEGIWIYLFEHFIPSIYAKQLNTKLEEYIFGEGLIVGVPRIRQIRVKPLKKCLNKLTADGLDKRPCYPDYSSKMEFKGTHNGINYKADAKKIQTPHCVYQGGGFSIDLNINETSKENWLMPLYYSRWIDQGTRLFVIELNVFYDANRMFQNLKLIFEIMPTGLVIPTAFIQCVLLECFLFMDALRIIAGIIFYSIIIYYTYQEVYEIFWLSPKAYFKRVRNYPDLLFLLVSYYMLAYNIWHFIEIERIKSAYAKDNSSYINMDSLIVGWETYIIAMAILEFMVWIKLIGFLSFHRSQKRLLAALKMSRKNILGFIFIYVITVFAFAQLGTILFGDSLEDFFSNYQSILFLMRVHMSDIDFWPMYEIQPVLAPIFFLAIIFSIYIISVNLFLAIYLSAYSDVKTKLIVNDQEVLDMLGQGLRQYFCFWRQRKKDRIPISVPLLTEKEIGSDSRPRHKHAPPKFETMMSLRENLARLTERSLQIEAELQSIVETIEAISKIQKINSAKLSDKNK, encoded by the exons ATGTCTGAGCGAACTACGAAGAAGGTGTGCTTCGACTTCATCAGCGAACAAATAATTCGCAAAATTATAACTGAATTTTTTATACTCCTGATTTTACTCGTCTGCACCTATTGCG AATCGATGCGTTCCAAGTACATTTATTACAGCAACATTCAAACGGAGAAGACTTTTATCAATACGGTGCCGTACATGCGGAAACAGCAATATTTTGCGTCCAATTTTAAGGATGCGTTAACCATAGAGGGTATCTGGATATATCTCTTCGAGCACTTTATACCCAGTATTTATGCGAAACAGTTGAATACGAAATTAGAAGAATACATATTTGGCGAGGGCTTGATTGTGGGCGTGCCGAGAATCCGACAGATACGCGTCAAACCTCTAAAGAAATGCTTGAACAAACTGACAGCGGATGGTCTGGACAAGCGGCCCTGCTACCCGGACTACTCATCCAAAATGGAATTCAAAGGCACCCATAACGG CATTAATTACAAAGCAGATGCCAAGAAAATTCAGACGCCGCATTGCGTCTACCAAGGTGGCGGCTTTTCAATTGACCTGAATATTAACGAAACTTCCAAGGAGAACTGGCTGATGCCCCTTTATTACAGCAGATGGATTGATCAAGGAACACGACTCTTTGTTATAGAGCTCAACGTCTTTTATGATGCCAACCGAATGTTTCAGAATCTTAA ATTAATATTCGAAATAATGCCAACGGGTCTTGTGATTCCAACTGCGTTCATTCAGTGCGTATTGCTGGAATGCTTTCTGTTTATGGACGCGCTTAGAATTATTGCCGGCATTATTTTCtattcaataattatttattatacgtATCAGGAAGTCTACGAAATTTTTTGGCTCAGCCCAAAAGCTTACTTTAAGCGTGTGCGCAATTATCCGGACCTGCTTTTCTTGCTC gTGTCATACTATATGCTGGCGTATAATATCTGGCACTTCATCGAGATCGAAAGGATCAAAAGCGCCTATGCAAAAGATAACAGCAGCTACATCAATATGGATAGCTTAATTGTTGGCTGGGAGACATATATCATTGCGATGGCAATCCTGGAATTCATGGTTTGGATCAAGCTGATCGGATTCCTATCCTTTCACCGATCGCAGAAAAGGCTTTTGGCGGCCCTAAAAATG TCCCGTAAAAACATTCTCGGCTTCATTTTCATCTATGTGATCACAGTGTTCGCCTTTGCCCAGCTGGGCACCATTTTGTTTGGCGACTCTCTGGAAGACTTTTTCTCCAATTATCAGTCTATCCTGTTCCTGATGCGGGTTCATATGTCCGACATTGACTTTTGGCCAATGTATGAAATTCAGCCCGTGCTTGCTCCGATCTTTTTTCTGGCCATTATCTTCAGCATCTATATCATTTCCGTG AATCTATTTTTGGCCATTTATCTGTCGGCCTATTCAGATGTAAAGACCAAACTGATTGTGAATGATCAGGAAGTTTTGGATATGCTCGGCCAGGGCTTACgacaatatttttgcttttggcgCCAACGCAAAAAGGACAGAATACCGATTTCCGTGCCTCTACTTACAGAGAAGGAAATCGGATCAGATTCACGACCCAGACATAAACATGCTCCGCCCAAATTTGAAACAATGATGTCTCTGCGCGAGAATTTGGCCCG CCTAACCGAACGGTCTTTACAAATCGAA
- the LOC6629808 gene encoding polycystin-2 isoform X1, with product MSERTTKKVCFDFISEQIIRKIITEFFILLILLVCTYCAAESMRSKYIYYSNIQTEKTFINTVPYMRKQQYFASNFKDALTIEGIWIYLFEHFIPSIYAKQLNTKLEEYIFGEGLIVGVPRIRQIRVKPLKKCLNKLTADGLDKRPCYPDYSSKMEFKGTHNGINYKADAKKIQTPHCVYQGGGFSIDLNINETSKENWLMPLYYSRWIDQGTRLFVIELNVFYDANRMFQNLKLIFEIMPTGLVIPTAFIQCVLLECFLFMDALRIIAGIIFYSIIIYYTYQEVYEIFWLSPKAYFKRVRNYPDLLFLLVSYYMLAYNIWHFIEIERIKSAYAKDNSSYINMDSLIVGWETYIIAMAILEFMVWIKLIGFLSFHRSQKRLLAALKMSRKNILGFIFIYVITVFAFAQLGTILFGDSLEDFFSNYQSILFLMRVHMSDIDFWPMYEIQPVLAPIFFLAIIFSIYIISVNLFLAIYLSAYSDVKTKLIVNDQEVLDMLGQGLRQYFCFWRQRKKDRIPISVPLLTEKEIGSDSRPRHKHAPPKFETMMSLRENLARLTERSLQIEAELQSIVETIEAISKIQKINSAKLSDKNK from the exons ATGTCTGAGCGAACTACGAAGAAGGTGTGCTTCGACTTCATCAGCGAACAAATAATTCGCAAAATTATAACTGAATTTTTTATACTCCTGATTTTACTCGTCTGCACCTATTGCG CCGCAGAATCGATGCGTTCCAAGTACATTTATTACAGCAACATTCAAACGGAGAAGACTTTTATCAATACGGTGCCGTACATGCGGAAACAGCAATATTTTGCGTCCAATTTTAAGGATGCGTTAACCATAGAGGGTATCTGGATATATCTCTTCGAGCACTTTATACCCAGTATTTATGCGAAACAGTTGAATACGAAATTAGAAGAATACATATTTGGCGAGGGCTTGATTGTGGGCGTGCCGAGAATCCGACAGATACGCGTCAAACCTCTAAAGAAATGCTTGAACAAACTGACAGCGGATGGTCTGGACAAGCGGCCCTGCTACCCGGACTACTCATCCAAAATGGAATTCAAAGGCACCCATAACGG CATTAATTACAAAGCAGATGCCAAGAAAATTCAGACGCCGCATTGCGTCTACCAAGGTGGCGGCTTTTCAATTGACCTGAATATTAACGAAACTTCCAAGGAGAACTGGCTGATGCCCCTTTATTACAGCAGATGGATTGATCAAGGAACACGACTCTTTGTTATAGAGCTCAACGTCTTTTATGATGCCAACCGAATGTTTCAGAATCTTAA ATTAATATTCGAAATAATGCCAACGGGTCTTGTGATTCCAACTGCGTTCATTCAGTGCGTATTGCTGGAATGCTTTCTGTTTATGGACGCGCTTAGAATTATTGCCGGCATTATTTTCtattcaataattatttattatacgtATCAGGAAGTCTACGAAATTTTTTGGCTCAGCCCAAAAGCTTACTTTAAGCGTGTGCGCAATTATCCGGACCTGCTTTTCTTGCTC gTGTCATACTATATGCTGGCGTATAATATCTGGCACTTCATCGAGATCGAAAGGATCAAAAGCGCCTATGCAAAAGATAACAGCAGCTACATCAATATGGATAGCTTAATTGTTGGCTGGGAGACATATATCATTGCGATGGCAATCCTGGAATTCATGGTTTGGATCAAGCTGATCGGATTCCTATCCTTTCACCGATCGCAGAAAAGGCTTTTGGCGGCCCTAAAAATG TCCCGTAAAAACATTCTCGGCTTCATTTTCATCTATGTGATCACAGTGTTCGCCTTTGCCCAGCTGGGCACCATTTTGTTTGGCGACTCTCTGGAAGACTTTTTCTCCAATTATCAGTCTATCCTGTTCCTGATGCGGGTTCATATGTCCGACATTGACTTTTGGCCAATGTATGAAATTCAGCCCGTGCTTGCTCCGATCTTTTTTCTGGCCATTATCTTCAGCATCTATATCATTTCCGTG AATCTATTTTTGGCCATTTATCTGTCGGCCTATTCAGATGTAAAGACCAAACTGATTGTGAATGATCAGGAAGTTTTGGATATGCTCGGCCAGGGCTTACgacaatatttttgcttttggcgCCAACGCAAAAAGGACAGAATACCGATTTCCGTGCCTCTACTTACAGAGAAGGAAATCGGATCAGATTCACGACCCAGACATAAACATGCTCCGCCCAAATTTGAAACAATGATGTCTCTGCGCGAGAATTTGGCCCG CCTAACCGAACGGTCTTTACAAATCGAA